From Chryseobacterium shandongense, the proteins below share one genomic window:
- the rpmA gene encoding 50S ribosomal protein L27, whose product MAHKKGVGSSKNGRESHSKRLGVKIFGGQEAIAGNIIVRQRGTQHHPGANVGIGKDHTLFALVDGKVVFRKKANNRSYVSVETNA is encoded by the coding sequence ATGGCACATAAGAAAGGAGTTGGTAGTTCCAAAAACGGTAGAGAATCTCACTCTAAAAGATTAGGGGTAAAGATTTTCGGTGGTCAGGAGGCTATTGCCGGTAATATTATTGTTAGACAAAGAGGTACACAACACCACCCAGGTGCAAACGTGGGAATCGGTAAAGACCACACTTTGTTCGCTTTAGTAGATGGTAAAGTAGTTTTCAGAAAGAAAGCAAATAACAGATCTTACGTATCTGTAGAAACAAACGCATAG
- a CDS encoding bacteriocin-like protein translates to MKNFKKITRQDLKDVMGGVAPVKECLPCNIYCSIPEGERPPCNIVYIVAHCNGCKNYPSES, encoded by the coding sequence ATGAAGAATTTTAAGAAAATCACAAGACAGGATCTTAAGGATGTAATGGGAGGTGTTGCTCCTGTTAAAGAGTGTTTGCCATGCAATATTTATTGCAGTATCCCCGAAGGTGAGAGGCCGCCGTGCAATATCGTCTATATTGTAGCGCATTGTAACGGCTGTAAAAATTATCCTTCAGAGTCTTAA
- a CDS encoding DUF5686 family protein, with product MLINRLRYYPFFIFLLLSHFVHAQNAASGKITDAKTNKEISGVDIFINDSNKPALTTTSGNFMVQSDSIIYKLKFLRKNYALETVDITPESATNIFVQLSQEKVSNIEEVVIHNEKPKYKNKKENPAYAIMQKVWARKRNNGLDKFDTYTYKEYEKIQFDANNLDSAFMNRKIFNKLEFIFDYKDSTASGKIGLPVFLNEAVYENYGENRPSKRTKRLLVAQKTSGFQDNQIVTLTAKNLYRDINIYDNTLNYFDIGFPSPVGETGFSTYDYNLVDTISIRGENAFKIRYLPKRTEVLAFQGYLYIDTDSYAVLGATLKSTQKINVNFINGISTELEYDNPDENTFLPRKFITEIEMTPFSKKKTAKSIVAKRSVDYSEYEFNKPLEDKVFKRTEEEYADSFTDKDDDYWVKARPDSLSKSEKGIYEMLDKLQETPKFNRIVKLYETLGSGYYNVKKLGIDIGPIFSVYGKNEVEGDRIRLGARTYFTRNDPWRVQFYTAYGFKDHQVKYGAEARFMFNRVNRFTLGAGTRRDILQLGVQLTNDDGIMARTFASSTIFARGDNASLSSLNQTNLFTSIEPWKNFQIRLDGTMQSIKSANPDGFSLMYYKDGALRKTTNDSHFTLSLIARPGAKFSQTGIDRYEHGTLAPTIVLKYTKGIEGLFGSDFNYNKLQFLFYKPFLIGSWGKLQVNFEAGKNFDTVPLALQNIIPGNQSYSLAQNTFAQLNYYEFVADTYTTLHLEHHFNGKILSFIPLIKKLKLREIAFIRGAYGTLSDASKAINVEGFKYSAPSDHIYYEYGFGIENIGFGNLRIFRVDFNWRGNYLDRPDISTFGIKAGFQVNF from the coding sequence ACGACTTCCGGTAATTTTATGGTCCAGTCTGACAGTATTATTTATAAGCTTAAATTTTTAAGAAAAAATTACGCCCTCGAAACCGTAGATATTACTCCTGAAAGTGCCACTAATATTTTTGTACAGCTTTCCCAGGAAAAAGTAAGCAATATTGAAGAAGTTGTCATCCACAACGAAAAACCGAAGTATAAAAATAAAAAGGAGAATCCTGCTTATGCGATCATGCAGAAAGTCTGGGCCAGAAAAAGAAATAACGGACTGGATAAATTCGACACGTACACATACAAAGAATACGAGAAGATCCAGTTTGATGCCAACAACCTGGACAGCGCCTTTATGAATAGAAAAATTTTCAATAAGCTTGAATTTATTTTCGATTATAAAGATTCTACCGCCAGCGGAAAAATAGGACTTCCCGTATTCCTGAACGAAGCAGTTTATGAGAACTACGGAGAAAATAGACCGTCTAAAAGAACAAAGAGGCTTTTGGTGGCACAGAAAACTTCCGGGTTTCAGGATAACCAGATCGTGACACTCACCGCTAAAAACCTGTACCGCGATATTAATATTTACGACAATACGCTGAATTATTTCGACATTGGATTTCCGAGTCCTGTGGGAGAAACGGGTTTCAGCACATATGATTATAATTTAGTGGATACGATTTCCATCCGTGGAGAAAATGCTTTTAAGATCAGGTATCTTCCAAAAAGAACGGAAGTTCTGGCATTTCAGGGATATCTGTATATTGATACGGACAGCTATGCCGTGTTGGGAGCTACTTTAAAATCAACCCAAAAAATAAACGTTAATTTCATCAACGGAATTTCCACCGAGCTTGAGTATGATAATCCGGACGAAAATACCTTCTTACCGAGGAAGTTCATTACAGAAATTGAAATGACGCCGTTTTCCAAAAAGAAAACCGCCAAAAGTATTGTTGCCAAACGCTCGGTCGATTATTCTGAATATGAATTTAATAAACCTCTTGAAGATAAGGTTTTCAAACGTACGGAAGAAGAATATGCAGACAGCTTCACGGATAAGGACGACGATTATTGGGTGAAAGCCAGACCGGATTCTTTATCCAAAAGCGAAAAAGGAATTTATGAAATGCTTGATAAACTTCAGGAGACCCCGAAATTCAACAGGATCGTAAAGCTATATGAAACGCTGGGTTCAGGTTATTATAATGTAAAAAAATTAGGCATCGATATAGGTCCGATCTTCTCTGTTTACGGTAAAAATGAAGTTGAAGGAGACAGAATACGTTTAGGTGCAAGAACCTACTTCACAAGAAATGATCCATGGAGAGTACAGTTTTATACAGCGTACGGTTTTAAAGACCATCAGGTAAAATACGGAGCGGAAGCAAGATTTATGTTCAACCGGGTTAACCGCTTTACACTTGGGGCAGGAACACGAAGAGATATTCTTCAGTTAGGAGTACAATTAACGAATGATGATGGAATTATGGCCAGAACATTCGCTTCTTCAACCATTTTTGCAAGAGGTGACAACGCTTCATTGAGTTCCCTGAATCAGACGAATCTTTTTACTTCTATTGAACCCTGGAAAAACTTCCAGATCCGACTAGACGGGACGATGCAAAGCATTAAATCTGCCAATCCGGACGGTTTTAGTCTAATGTATTATAAAGACGGGGCATTGAGAAAAACAACTAATGATTCTCACTTTACCCTAAGCCTGATCGCAAGGCCAGGAGCCAAATTTTCCCAAACCGGCATCGACCGTTATGAACATGGAACATTGGCTCCGACAATTGTGTTAAAATATACGAAAGGAATTGAAGGATTATTCGGATCAGACTTTAATTATAATAAACTGCAGTTCCTTTTCTACAAACCTTTTTTAATAGGAAGCTGGGGAAAATTGCAGGTTAATTTCGAAGCCGGAAAAAATTTCGATACCGTTCCTCTGGCGTTACAGAATATAATTCCGGGAAACCAGTCTTACAGTCTTGCACAGAATACTTTTGCCCAACTGAATTATTACGAATTTGTAGCAGACACTTACACTACACTTCACCTGGAACACCATTTTAATGGTAAGATTCTTTCTTTTATTCCGTTAATTAAAAAACTGAAATTGAGAGAGATTGCTTTTATCAGAGGCGCATACGGAACATTGAGCGACGCATCAAAAGCAATTAATGTAGAAGGATTTAAATATTCTGCGCCAAGCGATCATATCTACTATGAATATGGTTTCGGAATTGAAAATATAGGTTTTGGAAATTTGAGGATTTTCAGAGTAGATTTTAACTGGCGCGGCAACTATCTTGACCGCCCTGACATTTCAACCTTCGGCATCAAAGCAGGATTTCAGGTTAATTTTTAG
- a CDS encoding neutral zinc metallopeptidase yields MKRNFNFRILAGAFAALFLSACNDESLETPVQPDHQSESQKIEQPTALEKVCYYVDQYWSSSAVLLTYLQNSTDTNFMNSQMTKIASLWGRSNPTLRFVNDPSNYNSTYNAISYSTGKIYYGYAIYYDAKSKGGDIVNAMILAHEYGHQLQYIFGLPSVNESTARPNELEADGFAGYYLRRPNGYNQTSFAQIAAAYEFAQSIGDYQTNSPGHHGTPPQRRSAVRLGFLLGQYDLSAADFDYNFFYYYQGVLNGTYKTAKNSRFPELDAYMNHYLDELKKIQTGEISAEEFKNLK; encoded by the coding sequence ATGAAAAGAAACTTTAATTTCCGCATTCTCGCGGGAGCATTTGCTGCACTATTCTTATCAGCATGTAACGACGAATCACTGGAAACTCCTGTACAGCCAGACCACCAATCCGAAAGCCAAAAAATAGAACAGCCAACAGCACTTGAAAAAGTATGTTATTATGTAGACCAGTACTGGAGCTCTTCTGCCGTTTTATTAACGTATTTACAAAATTCTACGGACACGAATTTTATGAATTCGCAAATGACAAAAATTGCAAGTCTCTGGGGAAGGAGCAACCCAACTCTTCGTTTTGTCAATGATCCTTCCAATTATAATTCAACGTATAATGCCATATCTTATTCAACCGGAAAAATTTATTACGGCTACGCCATTTATTATGACGCCAAATCAAAAGGTGGCGACATTGTTAATGCGATGATCCTGGCTCATGAATACGGCCATCAGTTGCAATATATCTTCGGACTTCCATCAGTAAACGAATCTACGGCAAGACCTAATGAACTGGAAGCAGACGGGTTCGCCGGATATTATTTAAGAAGGCCGAATGGCTACAATCAGACAAGTTTTGCGCAGATTGCTGCAGCTTACGAATTCGCTCAAAGCATCGGCGATTATCAGACGAACAGTCCCGGCCATCACGGAACGCCACCGCAAAGAAGGTCTGCCGTACGTTTAGGTTTTCTTTTAGGACAATATGATCTTTCAGCTGCTGATTTTGATTATAATTTCTTTTATTATTATCAGGGCGTTTTGAATGGAACCTATAAAACCGCAAAAAACTCCCGTTTTCCGGAGCTTGATGCGTATATGAACCACTATCTGGATGAACTCAAGAAAATACAGACCGGGGAAATTTCAGCAGAAGAATTCAAAAATTTAAAATAA
- the miaE gene encoding tRNA-(ms[2]io[6]A)-hydroxylase has translation MFKLKLPTDPRWANIVEGNIEEILTDHAWCEQKAATNAIGLITMLPEYPEIVTELLAIAQEELEHFRQVHEIIKQRGYTFGRTRKDDYVNELVNFIQKGGNRDDLIVDKMLFAAMIEARSCERFKVLTENIKDEELKTFYRELMISEANHYTTFIGFARQLGDEQRVNVRWEEWLEYEAKVIQSYGKGETIHG, from the coding sequence ATGTTTAAGTTGAAACTTCCTACCGATCCAAGGTGGGCAAATATAGTAGAAGGAAACATTGAAGAAATTTTGACGGATCACGCATGGTGCGAGCAGAAAGCAGCAACTAATGCAATCGGGCTTATCACAATGCTTCCTGAATATCCGGAAATCGTTACCGAACTTCTTGCCATTGCACAGGAAGAGCTGGAACATTTCAGACAGGTTCATGAGATTATCAAACAGAGAGGATACACATTCGGACGTACCCGAAAAGATGATTATGTTAACGAGCTGGTAAATTTTATACAGAAAGGAGGAAACAGAGATGACCTTATTGTTGATAAGATGCTTTTTGCAGCTATGATCGAAGCCAGAAGCTGCGAACGATTCAAAGTGCTTACAGAGAATATAAAAGACGAAGAACTCAAAACATTCTACAGAGAGCTAATGATCTCTGAAGCCAATCACTACACTACCTTTATCGGCTTTGCAAGACAGTTGGGTGATGAACAAAGAGTAAACGTAAGATGGGAAGAATGGCTGGAATATGAAGCTAAAGTTATCCAGTCTTACGGAAAAGGAGAAACCATCCACGGATAA
- a CDS encoding PQQ-dependent sugar dehydrogenase produces MKINKFYISAVSLFLIFSSCKESKVNAQQVGSDGSVETKAPNSPEYKPAFAGQTRIKAVKTSTPYQVEVLSKDLGKPWGIINVPDGRLLITDKRGYMNVVSTDGKQISKIEGFPKVDSKGQGGMLDVALDPDFATNSIIYFSFSEPYENGNHTAVGKGKLSPDFKTISDVKVIFRATPTYDGDKHYGSRLAFDKDGNLFVSTGERSDKQTRVYAQRTDNYLGKILKITKEGKPAPGNPFIGKTGFKPEIYAYGIRNPQGMAIDPNGNLWDVEMGPRGGDEINLIKAGKNYGWGDVTYGIEYSGEKINNGTTQKAGTEQPVYYWDPVISPSGVTFYTGNIGEWKGNLMIGCLSGEHITRIVMKDNKVVGEERLLADEKERFRDVLNGSDGNLYAVTDSGKLYRISKK; encoded by the coding sequence ATGAAAATCAATAAATTTTACATTTCAGCGGTCAGCCTGTTTCTGATATTTTCCTCATGCAAAGAAAGCAAGGTTAATGCACAGCAGGTTGGAAGCGACGGGAGCGTTGAAACCAAAGCTCCAAATTCTCCGGAATATAAACCTGCTTTTGCTGGGCAGACAAGAATTAAAGCGGTGAAAACCTCAACGCCTTATCAGGTTGAAGTGTTGAGCAAGGATTTAGGAAAACCCTGGGGGATTATTAATGTACCGGATGGTAGACTCCTGATTACCGATAAGAGAGGGTATATGAATGTTGTTTCCACCGACGGAAAACAAATCTCAAAAATTGAAGGCTTTCCAAAAGTTGATTCCAAAGGACAGGGCGGAATGCTCGATGTTGCTTTGGATCCGGATTTTGCCACCAACAGTATCATTTACTTCAGTTTTTCAGAACCCTATGAAAACGGAAATCATACAGCGGTAGGAAAAGGAAAATTGTCTCCGGATTTCAAAACCATTTCTGATGTGAAAGTGATATTCAGGGCAACTCCAACGTATGATGGCGATAAACATTACGGCAGCAGGCTGGCTTTTGATAAAGATGGAAATTTATTTGTAAGCACAGGAGAAAGATCCGATAAACAAACAAGAGTATATGCGCAGAGAACGGATAATTATTTAGGAAAGATCTTAAAAATTACAAAAGAAGGAAAACCTGCACCAGGAAATCCGTTTATTGGCAAAACAGGATTTAAGCCAGAAATTTATGCATACGGAATCAGAAATCCTCAGGGAATGGCAATCGATCCCAACGGAAATTTGTGGGATGTGGAAATGGGCCCGAGAGGAGGAGATGAAATTAATTTGATCAAAGCCGGAAAAAATTACGGATGGGGAGATGTAACCTACGGGATTGAATATTCGGGAGAAAAAATTAATAACGGTACGACCCAAAAAGCAGGAACCGAACAGCCTGTTTATTATTGGGATCCGGTAATTTCTCCAAGCGGTGTCACTTTTTATACCGGAAATATTGGCGAATGGAAAGGAAACCTAATGATTGGTTGTCTAAGCGGAGAGCATATCACTCGAATTGTAATGAAAGATAATAAAGTGGTGGGCGAAGAAAGGCTTTTGGCAGATGAAAAAGAGCGTTTCCGGGATGTTCTGAATGGAAGCGACGGAAATCTGTATGCGGTAACAGATAGCGGAAAATTATACAGAATTTCAAAAAAATAA
- a CDS encoding bacteriocin-like protein, whose protein sequence is MKNLKKLTKKQLRTIAGGEVCPGIATWCFEWCTWTPWQKANCRNAVIDSPCSC, encoded by the coding sequence ATGAAAAATCTAAAAAAATTGACAAAAAAACAGCTAAGAACAATAGCTGGAGGAGAAGTGTGTCCTGGAATAGCGACTTGGTGCTTCGAATGGTGTACATGGACACCGTGGCAAAAAGCAAATTGCCGAAACGCGGTTATTGACTCACCTTGCTCTTGCTAA
- a CDS encoding tryptophanase, whose amino-acid sequence MNLPYAEPFRIKMIEEIRQSTREEREQWLKEANYNLFNLKSSQVFIDLLTDSGTGAMSDRQWGALMMGDESYAGSRSFEQLHQTVQNITGFKYLLPTHQGRAAENVLFSVLVKEGDVVPGNSHFDTTKGHIEFRKAHAIDCTIDEAFDINDLHPFKGNINLEKLEEVYKSHPKENIPFCLITITCNSSGGQPVSLENMKAVKELSDKYGVPVFFDSARFAENAYFIKKREAGQENRSIKEICKEIFSYGDGMTMSSKKDGLVNIGGFIALNNEEVFRKASNFTIIYEGFITYGGMAGRDMAALAVGLDEATEFAYLESRISQVEYLGNKLIEYGIPVQKPIGGHAVFIDSLNFLPKVDRSEYPAQTLGLEIYKEAGIRTVEIGTLLADRDPETRENRYPKLELVRLAIPRRTYTNNHMDYIAAAIKNVYERRDEIAKGYKITWEPDLLRHFTVQLEEA is encoded by the coding sequence ATGAACTTACCGTACGCGGAACCTTTCCGCATCAAAATGATTGAGGAAATCCGCCAATCAACAAGAGAAGAAAGAGAACAATGGCTTAAAGAAGCAAATTATAATTTATTTAATCTAAAATCTTCACAGGTTTTTATTGACCTTCTTACGGACTCCGGAACCGGGGCAATGTCCGACAGACAATGGGGGGCTTTGATGATGGGTGATGAAAGCTATGCAGGTTCGCGATCTTTTGAACAGCTTCACCAGACCGTACAGAATATCACCGGTTTTAAATATCTTTTACCTACGCATCAGGGAAGAGCTGCAGAAAACGTTCTGTTTTCCGTTCTGGTAAAAGAAGGAGATGTAGTACCCGGAAATTCCCACTTCGATACGACGAAAGGACATATTGAATTCAGAAAAGCCCATGCTATCGACTGTACAATAGATGAAGCTTTTGATATCAATGACCTTCACCCTTTTAAAGGAAATATTAACCTTGAAAAATTAGAAGAAGTTTATAAAAGTCATCCAAAAGAAAATATTCCTTTCTGCCTCATAACAATTACCTGTAACTCTTCCGGTGGACAGCCTGTTTCTCTGGAAAATATGAAAGCGGTAAAAGAACTTTCTGATAAATATGGAGTTCCTGTGTTCTTTGATTCAGCGAGATTTGCAGAAAATGCTTATTTCATCAAGAAAAGAGAGGCCGGACAGGAAAACAGAAGCATCAAAGAAATTTGCAAGGAAATTTTCTCTTACGGTGACGGGATGACGATGAGTTCTAAAAAAGACGGACTGGTAAACATCGGAGGTTTCATTGCTTTAAACAATGAAGAGGTTTTCAGAAAAGCGTCTAATTTTACCATTATTTACGAAGGCTTCATTACCTATGGAGGAATGGCCGGAAGAGATATGGCAGCTTTAGCAGTTGGTCTTGATGAAGCGACTGAATTTGCCTATCTGGAGAGCAGAATCTCTCAGGTAGAATATCTTGGAAATAAACTGATCGAATACGGAATTCCGGTGCAGAAACCTATCGGAGGGCATGCGGTTTTTATTGATTCCCTGAATTTCCTTCCAAAAGTTGACCGTTCGGAATATCCGGCGCAAACGTTGGGACTTGAAATCTACAAAGAAGCCGGTATCAGAACCGTTGAAATCGGGACATTATTGGCTGACAGAGATCCTGAGACAAGAGAAAACCGCTATCCTAAACTGGAATTGGTGCGTCTTGCCATCCCAAGAAGAACGTATACGAATAACCATATGGATTATATTGCTGCTGCTATCAAGAACGTTTATGAAAGACGTGATGAAATTGCAAAAGGCTATAAAATAACATGGGAACCTGATTTGTTAAGACATTTCACGGTTCAGCTTGAAGAAGCTTAA
- a CDS encoding acyltransferase family protein, producing MKRDLYIDFAKGLATLSIIFIHTAFWSGQFYIPAEVRVFSLVFDVALFYALSGITSGSNIEKTFYRLLKLQITYMIFVTFLFFMDYFFKIFGLNFFSLEWLKDFYSTFGSKYTINNISTTPQWENLGNWYLHQYTNADTFPVVMGSFWYLKVYFILTVFGVLILRFFPKHIHWFIALCIALTLLINIFPQIYPDGQVGYVAFYLAVFLIGNRMKGKKIPGKIIPVLYACVAAALVWMFWYYGSEIFYKINRNKFPPKIPYIIWAMFSLVTLFACYNRLKISSESFVTYIGKNAIFFYFAQGISSSVVYFLVVPLKEYMPWWILMIFIYIVNIFLAFGISAVLKKVDSIGWNILEILRKKTAIK from the coding sequence ATGAAAAGAGATCTATATATTGATTTTGCAAAAGGACTGGCGACGTTATCCATTATTTTCATTCACACCGCTTTTTGGTCGGGTCAGTTTTATATTCCGGCAGAAGTGAGAGTGTTTTCTCTGGTGTTTGATGTCGCTCTTTTTTATGCATTAAGCGGAATCACTTCAGGTTCGAATATCGAAAAAACCTTCTACAGATTACTAAAACTGCAGATCACGTACATGATCTTTGTAACCTTTTTGTTTTTTATGGATTATTTCTTTAAAATTTTCGGGCTGAATTTTTTTTCCCTGGAATGGCTAAAGGATTTCTACTCCACCTTTGGATCAAAATATACAATTAACAATATTTCAACTACCCCGCAATGGGAAAATCTAGGTAACTGGTATCTTCACCAATACACCAATGCGGATACTTTCCCGGTAGTAATGGGAAGCTTTTGGTATCTGAAAGTATACTTTATCCTAACAGTTTTCGGAGTGTTGATTTTACGCTTTTTCCCTAAACATATCCATTGGTTCATCGCATTATGTATTGCTCTGACATTGCTGATCAATATTTTTCCACAGATATATCCTGACGGACAGGTGGGTTATGTCGCTTTCTATCTGGCTGTGTTCCTCATTGGAAACAGAATGAAGGGTAAAAAAATACCCGGCAAAATAATTCCGGTACTTTACGCCTGTGTCGCTGCTGCTTTGGTCTGGATGTTCTGGTATTATGGAAGTGAAATTTTTTACAAAATCAATAGAAATAAATTCCCACCAAAAATCCCATACATTATATGGGCGATGTTTTCTTTGGTGACGCTATTTGCTTGTTATAACCGTTTAAAAATTTCGTCAGAAAGTTTTGTAACGTATATTGGCAAAAACGCCATATTTTTTTATTTTGCTCAGGGAATAAGCTCTTCCGTGGTTTATTTTCTGGTGGTTCCTTTAAAAGAATATATGCCCTGGTGGATTCTAATGATATTCATTTATATTGTTAATATCTTCCTTGCATTTGGAATTTCAGCTGTATTGAAGAAAGTAGACAGTATTGGATGGAATATCTTGGAAATATTGCGAAAAAAAACTGCTATTAAATAG
- a CDS encoding DUF502 domain-containing protein: protein MRKLTFENIANWFLKNFFQGLVIIGPIGLTIFVIWYVVTSIDNIIPSVAKEIPGLVFISTIVFTAILGYLGNKFVVGRFFFDAMDRLLEKTPGVKHIYTPTKDVMSSFVGDKKKFNDPVWVKTNENPEIWRIGFLTQKEMADVEKHNYVAVYLPHSYAISGWVIVTEEKNIKPVVGMTAASAMKFAVSGGVAGFHSDDNIFKAPE, encoded by the coding sequence TTGAGAAAGCTGACGTTTGAAAATATTGCCAATTGGTTCCTGAAGAATTTTTTTCAGGGACTGGTTATTATCGGCCCTATCGGACTGACCATATTTGTAATCTGGTATGTCGTTACTTCCATAGATAATATTATTCCGTCAGTTGCCAAAGAAATTCCCGGACTTGTTTTCATCTCTACTATTGTATTCACAGCTATATTGGGATATCTGGGTAATAAGTTTGTTGTCGGAAGATTCTTTTTCGATGCGATGGATCGCCTGCTGGAAAAAACGCCGGGCGTAAAACATATCTATACCCCGACAAAAGATGTCATGTCTTCATTCGTGGGAGATAAAAAAAAATTTAATGACCCGGTTTGGGTAAAAACCAATGAAAATCCTGAAATATGGAGAATTGGGTTTCTCACCCAAAAGGAAATGGCAGATGTAGAAAAACACAATTATGTAGCAGTTTACCTGCCACATTCTTACGCCATTTCAGGATGGGTAATTGTTACGGAAGAAAAAAACATCAAACCCGTAGTGGGAATGACAGCGGCTTCTGCAATGAAATTTGCGGTGAGTGGCGGCGTTGCAGGATTCCACTCGGATGATAATATTTTTAAAGCTCCGGAATAG